The stretch of DNA CATCAATAATTGGCTCAGTCTTTATTACCAATGGTTGATTATTATCAACTAATTCGGCTTCGTTAGCCATCGCAAATGGCTGGTATAAACCTGCTAATAAACCCAATAGCATCAATGACTTTGATATTATTGTTAAATAATTAAACATCTTTCCCCTCACCATCAATGATATTCAATAAATTGTTGGTTATAACAGTGCTCAGCAATTGAACCTGCTTGTAATTGTTTAATATTAGTAAGGTAAATATCTCGCGATAATTCGTAAGCGCCTAACGAAGCCGTATGATCGTTAAGCACTTGGCAATCGATAAGTTTACCACCATGGCGAACAAAGTGCTGGCAAAAGGCATATAAACCAATTTTAGAAGCGTTGGTTTGGGTACTAAACATTGACTCGCCACAAAACAATGCTCCTTGCGCAACGCCATATAATCCGCCGATGAGATTATTATTTTGCCAAACTTCAACCGAATGGGCAAAGCCTAATTGATGTAATTTAATATAGGCCTCAATCATATCACTCGTAATCCACGTTTCATCATGGTTATTTTCACAGCCTTCTATCACGGCG from Orbaceae bacterium lpD04 encodes:
- the aat gene encoding leucyl/phenylalanyl-tRNA--protein transferase, which produces MPLHVLDDSLTFPDPYDGLIDPNGLLAVGGDLSPRRLLTAYKQGIFPWFSDGEPILWWSPDPRAVLDPLQFHCSRSFKKFLNHNDYRVSINTNFIAVIEGCENNHDETWITSDMIEAYIKLHQLGFAHSVEVWQNNNLIGGLYGVAQGALFCGESMFSTQTNASKIGLYAFCQHFVRHGGKLIDCQVLNDHTASLGAYELSRDIYLTNIKQLQAGSIAEHCYNQQFIEYH